In bacterium, one DNA window encodes the following:
- the porA gene encoding pyruvate ferredoxin oxidoreductase, producing MMQIDPDVVAAYPITPQTNLMQKFADFHADGDVSTELILVESEHSAMSACVGSEAAGARTMTATSANGLALMVEIVYIAASLRLPIVMPVVNRALSGPINIHCDHSDAMLCRDSGWIQLFCVNAQEAYENTIQAMRIAEHPDVLLPVMVNFDGFITSHGLVNVLIHDDKKVKKFVGEYHPQYPLLDPALPLTIGPLDLYDYYFEHKRGQIDAMEAARKVILDVSREFAKEFGSRDDGYFRTYKLENAEMAIVVLNSTGGTVNVVVDQLREQGKKVGAINLRVFRPFPGKELAKALAHVKCVAMMDRAVSFGAMGGPIYNELRSALYELDSRPAVISRIYGLGGRQIETYHIEEVFEDLSRLLGGKSVDDYGYLNVRQHEPATVKA from the coding sequence ATGATGCAGATAGACCCCGACGTCGTGGCCGCCTACCCGATTACCCCCCAGACCAACCTGATGCAGAAGTTCGCCGACTTCCACGCCGACGGCGACGTGTCCACCGAGCTCATTCTGGTGGAGAGCGAGCACTCGGCGATGAGCGCGTGCGTGGGAAGCGAGGCGGCCGGGGCCCGGACCATGACCGCCACCAGCGCCAACGGCCTGGCGCTCATGGTCGAAATCGTCTACATCGCCGCCTCCCTGCGGCTGCCCATCGTGATGCCCGTCGTCAACCGCGCCCTCTCCGGACCGATCAACATCCACTGCGACCACTCCGACGCCATGCTGTGCCGGGACTCGGGCTGGATACAGCTTTTCTGCGTGAACGCCCAGGAGGCTTACGAGAACACCATCCAGGCGATGCGCATCGCCGAGCACCCCGACGTGCTCTTGCCGGTGATGGTCAACTTCGACGGCTTTATAACCAGCCACGGGCTGGTGAACGTGTTAATCCACGACGACAAGAAGGTCAAGAAGTTCGTCGGCGAGTACCACCCGCAGTACCCCCTGCTCGACCCCGCCCTGCCGTTGACCATAGGCCCCCTGGACCTGTACGACTACTACTTCGAGCACAAGCGGGGCCAGATAGACGCCATGGAGGCCGCCCGCAAGGTCATCCTCGACGTGTCCCGGGAGTTCGCCAAGGAGTTCGGCTCGCGGGACGACGGCTACTTCCGCACCTACAAGCTCGAGAACGCCGAGATGGCCATCGTGGTTCTCAACTCCACCGGCGGGACGGTCAACGTCGTGGTGGACCAACTCCGCGAACAGGGCAAGAAGGTCGGGGCGATCAACCTGCGGGTCTTCCGCCCCTTCCCCGGCAAGGAGCTCGCCAAAGCCCTGGCCCACGTGAAGTGCGTGGCGATGATGGACCGCGCGGTGAGCTTCGGCGCCATGGGCGGACCGATCTACAACGAGCTGCGCAGCGCCTTGTACGAGTTGGATTCCCGCCCCGCGGTCATCAGCCGGATATACGGTCTCGGCGGCCGCCAGATCGAGACCTACCACATCGAGGAGGTCTTCGAAGACCTGTCCCGGCTGCTCGGGGGCAAGAGCGTGGATGATTACGGATATTTAAACGTCCGCCAGCACGAGCCGGCGACGGTCAAGGCTTAA